Genomic segment of Microbacterium hydrocarbonoxydans:
CGCGCGAACGGCGCAGCGCTCCGACGGCTTCCGTCGCACGGCTCGTGCCGGATTCGTGGTCGTCGGGCTCGTGCACATCATCATCGGCGCGATCGCGGTCTCCATCGCCACAGGCGGCGGAGGGGATGCCGATCAGGATGGCGCCATGGGGGTGATCCGAGCGACCCCCATCGGCGGACTGCTCCTCGGCGCGGTCGCTGCGGGCCTGATCGCGCTGGCCGTGTGGGAGGTCGCCAGCGGACTGCTGTCGGCGAGCGACGACGACGCGCGTCGCTGGGGTGTGCGGCTCAAGATGCTGGGCATCGCCGCCGCGTATCTTGTGATCGCCGGGCTGGCGCTGGTGTTCGCGTTCGGAGGCAGCATCGAGTCCGAACAGACGATGCGCACTCTCAGCGCGGTGGTGCTCGCGATACCCGGCGGAACCGTGCTGCTCATCATCGTCGGCCTCAGCGTCGCGGGCGTCGGGGTGGGCTTCTTCGTGATCGGGCTCACGCGTGGGTTCGAGAAGACGATGGAGGTGCCCGACGGTCCCTCGCACGTCTGGATCGTCGCCCTCGGCATGGTCGGATATGTGGCCAAGGGCATCGCGATCGCGATCACCGGTCTTCTGTTCGTCGTCGCGGCCTGGACTCAGGATCCCGACAGGGCCTCCGGCCTCGACGGTGCGCTGCGCAGCATCACGGATCTGCCGTTCGGAGAGCCGCTGCTGTGGCTCGTCGGCGTGGGACTCGCCATCTACGGCGTCTTCTCGTTCGTCCGGGCGCGCTTCGCGCGCATGTGAGGACCCGCGGTCACGCGTTCACGGGCTTCTCACTCCAGACCAGCAGGAACGCGCCGAGCCCGACCATGAGTCCGCCGCCGGTGGCGCTCAGCGCCTCGAGGCGACGTGGAGAGCGTCCGAACCACTCGCGTGCCGCGCTCGCCACCAGCACCCAGACGGCATCGCATGCGACCCCGATGACGACGACGATCGCCCCGAGGACGAACAGCTGCAGCGGCACCGAGCCGACGTCCAGGTCGACGAACTGAGGCAGGATCGCCAGGAAGAATGCGATCGACTTGGGATTGGTGACGCCCACGACGAACCCTTCGCCGAGCAGCCGGGCCCCTGATCGCCGCGGCACCGGGCCGGAAGTCGTCGCCGCAGCATCCGTGCGGTGCCTGATCGCCCGGATGCCGAGGAAGATCAGGTACCCGGCCCCGAGCACCTTCACGACCGTGAAGAGCACGACGGACTGGGCGACGATCGTGCCGACGCCCAGAGCCACCGCGGCGACCAGCACGACCGAGCCGAGGGCCGTGCCCAGGATGCTGAGGAACCCGCCGAGCCGTCCGAGCGACATGGCCCTGCCGATCGTGAAGAGCACCGTCGGGCCGGGAATCGCGACCATGACGAACGCCGCGACCACGAACGCGGCGAGGACCTCGGCGTCAGGCATGGTGCGAGCCTAGGCCCCCGTCCCCCGGGCCGGAAAAAAGATTCTCGAGCCGACCGTCATAAAACGCGCGCGACATGGTCTGGGTATGTGACGGGCCGCCTCTGTGGCCCTGCACTGGGGAATTTCATAGCACCGGGCTGCGCGCGCCTCTTCTCGTCGCGCTGCTCGCGGCAGGCGGGGGCCTGCCGGGATAGGGACACTCATGAGCCTGCGCTCACACACTCACGCGGCTGCACCGGCCGCTGCCGCGCCGCGCCGCCGCGCGTTGACGCGACTGTGCGGCATCCTGGCGGTCGCCGGCGTTCTCATCGCCGGCGGCACCCTCGCACCGGGCTCGGGTATCACCGCTGCAGCGACGGTTCCCGGCACCCCGGGTGTCGCGCAGCCCGGCACCCCGGTCTACACCGAGAACTTCTCGAACCAGAACGCATCGTTCTCCGCCCTGCCGATCACCACCTACGTCGGCGGCCCCGCGGCGGCGAACTCGACCTACACGGCCTCGGTGCAGTACACGCCCCTCGGCAACCAGTGCAACGGCTGGATCATGAGCCCGGCGACTCCGGCTGCTCCCGTCACCGACCTCGGCTGCCTGAACAACGTCAGCACGACCTGGGTGACTCTGCAGCAGATGGCCGCGGCGCTCGGCACGGCCCAGGGGCAGACCCCCGCGCAGGCCGGGACGAACCAGGTGCTCACCTCGTACACGAACTCGCCCTCCGGGGTGATCGCCGCCGGAACGCAGTTCCGCACCGTCAACACGATCCCCGCCACCGCCGGTCACTACTACGCCGTGTCGGCCTACTTCGCCGCCGTGAACTGCCCGGCCGCGGGCGGTGCCAACCAGCCCAAAGAGACGTTCAGTCTTCTCGTGAACGGCAGCCCCATCGTGCTCAGCACCGGGCTCAACCCGTGCGCGAACAACACTGTCTGGGCGACCCAGACGGCCAAGCTGCAGTCTGCGGCCTACATGGTGCCGGTCGGCACGACGGCCAACCTCGGTCTGCAGCTGGCCAACGCGACCGCCACCGGTTCCGGCAACGACGTCGCCTTCGACCTTCCCCAGATCGTCGACGTCACGCCGCAGCTCGACAAGGCCTTCAGCCCGACGCTGATCCTCAACGGTGCGACGTCGAAGATGACGCTGACCGTCACGAACACGCAGGACCTGATGGCGAAGAACGACTGGTTCATCACCGACGCCCTTCCGGCGAACCTCAAGATCGCCGCCGCGCCGAACGTCGGCGGCACCTGCGCGAACTCCGCGGGAGCGCCCTACGTCGTCACGGCACCCGCAGGCGGCGCCACGGTCTCTGTGACCGGCGGCGACCTCGCCCGGGGTCAGGTCTCGTGCACCATCACTGTCGATGTGACCTCCACGGTCAACGGCACGTACGTCAACGGTCCCGGCAACATCACGACCAACATCTACCCGCCCGCCAACGCCACGCTCGAGGTCATCAAGCCCTCGATCGACCTGGTGAAGACGTCGAACATCGCGAACTACGACGCCGTGGGCGACGTGGCCACCTACACGTTCGTGGCCACGAACACGACGCCGAAGGCGACGACCAACACAGTGATGAACACCAGCCTCACGAACGTGGCGATCACCGAGGACTCGTTCTCGGGCATCGGCGACATGAGCACGCTCACGTGCGACAAGCCCGCCCCCGTCACCCTCGCGAGCGGAGAGAAGCTGACCTGCACCGCCACCTATGTGGTGCAGCAGGGCGACCTCGATGCCGCACCGCTGACGAACGTCGCCCGCGCGACCGGAACGCCGACGACGGGGCCGAAGGTCACCGACACGGACGACGAGATCATCCCCGCCGTCTGGACCCCGGCGATCGTGCTCGACAAGACCGCCTCGGTGGTCGACGTCGACCATGACGGTGTGACCGGAGTCGGAGACCACATCATGTACGCCTTCGACGTCACCAACACCGGCAACGTCACGGTCGCGAACCTCGCGGTCGTCGACGACCTGCTGACGCAGTCGAACATCACGGTCACCTGCACGCCGACGTCGATCGCTCCGACCAAGAGCGCGCACTGCGTCGCGAACGCCCCTTACGTGATCACTCAGGACGATGCCGACGCGAAGTTCGTGATCAACACCGCGTTCTCGACGGGGACCGCTCCCGGCGGCGGCCCCGTGAAGTCGAACGAGGACAGCACGAAGACTCCCATCGAGCCCCTCCGCATCCCGCTGCAGATCGAGAAGATCGGCGAGTCCTCGGCCAACGACTGGGTGCGCATGGACGGCTCCTCCTTCGCGGTGCTCGAAGACGTCGGCGGCGTGCCGGGAGACGCTCTTCCGTTCACCATGACCGATGTCGAACTCGGACTCTTCCAGATCGACAGCATCCCGGCGGGCACCTACTGGCTCAGCGAGCTGACGGCGCCCGATGGCTTCAGCCTGCTGGCAGAGCCCGTGCAGTTCACCGTCAACGCCGATCGCACGGTCAGCATCGTCGCCGGAGGCGGCGAGGCCGTGACCGCGGCGGGGCAGATCATCACGGTGCGCGACGTGCCGGCGATGCTCCTGCCGACCACCGGAGGGACGGGCGCGCTGCCCTACATCCTCGCCGGTTCCCTGACCGTCCTCGCTGCGGGCGGGTGGGCTCTGATGGTCCGCCGACGTCAGTCCCGTACCGATGCGAACGACCCGCAGATCTGATCTGCATCCCGAACAGCAACACCAGAACCACCGGGGAGACCCGGTTACCGAGAGAGAGACACAGTGAACACCACCATCGAGCGACGCGCCTCCCGCGTTGCGGCCGGCCTGCTCGTCGCAGGCGTCGCCGCGCTGACCCTCGCGGCTCCCGCGAGCGCAGCAACTCCCAACCTCATCGACCCGAACGCCGTCGGCTCGCTCACGATCCACAAGTACGTGGCTCCCGAGACGCCGACCGGGCTGCCCCACGACGGTACCGAGCAGAACGTCACGCTCGACCCGCTCGCCGGCGTCGGCTTCACGGTCTACAAGGTCGACACGATCGACCTCGCCACCAACCAGGGGTGGGTCGACGCGAGCGACCTCGCCGACCTCGCACCCGACAGCGTCGGCGACATCACGGCCGCGGGCTACACCGCGAGCGCGATCGGCGGCGAGACGCTCACCGACGCGAACGGTGAGATCGCGCTGACCGGCCTGGACCTCGGCCTCTACTTCGTCGTCGAGACCGCGCCGCTCGCGGGTTCCACCGGCGTCGCGCCCTTCCTCGTCACCGTGCCGCTCACCGACCCGGCGAACGACGACAACTGGCTGTATGACGTGCACGTCTACCCGAAGAACGCTCTCACCGAGGTCACGAAGACCGTCGAGGACTCCGAGGACGTCAAGCTCGGAGACGAGATCGACTTCACCATCACCGGTGGCATCCCCAACGTCGCCGTCATCGACGGCTACAAGATCGTCGACACGCTCGACGCCAAGCTCGACTACCTCTCGGCTGCCGTGACGCTGGTCGACGGCACCCCGCTCGCTGCGACCGACTACACCGTCGTGTACGACGCCGCCACTCGGGCCGTCACCGTCGAGTTCACCGCTTCGGGTCTCGCCCTGCTCGCGGCGCACCCCGCCACCGAGGTCCAGGTCGTCCTGACCGCCACGGTCAACACCGTCGGCGAGATCGCCAACACCGCGGTGCTCTACCCGAACCTCGGTTCCTACACGGTTCTGCCCGGCGAGCCCGGCGGACCCACCGTGACCCCCGAGGTCATCACCAAATGGGGCGACCTCACGGTCGAGAAGACCGACAAGGCCGGCGCTCCGCTGACCGGCGCGGTGTTCTCCGTGTACCCGACGCAGCAGGATGCGGTCGACGGCACCAACGCGATCACCCTCGGTGGCGCGACCGAGTTCGCCGTGGCCGCTGACGGCACCGTGACCCTGTCGGGTCTGCGCTACTCCGACTGGGCCGACAACGCCACCGTCGCCCCGGGCGACGAGGGATACCAGACGTACTGGCTCGCCGAGATCGTCGCTCCCGACGGCTACGAGCTGCTCGCAGCTCCGATCGAGTTCACCATCACGGCTGCCACCACCGCCGTGGGTGTAGACCTCGAGGTCGTCAACGTGCCCTCCAACGCAGGGTTCACGCTGCCGATGACCGGTGGCGCCGGAACGACCCTGTTCCTCGCCGGTGGCGCCATGCTGCTCGGCGGAGCAGTCCTGCTCGCCGTCCGCAACCGCCGCAAGGCGAACGCGCAGGCGTAACGAAGACCGGCCGTGCGGGGGAGGTGTCGAGACCTTCCCCCGCACGGTCCATTCGTTTCGGCGCTCAGCCGAGACGCTTCCCGATTCACCGTTCGACCCATCTCCAGCCCGACTCACACACAGAGAGCCCGTCATGACCGTCACAGATTCACCAGTACCGGATGCCCCCGCCCGGTCGCGAGCCCGCGCCGCGCGCGGTCCGTGGGGCTGGAGCCAGACGATCATCGTGCTGATCGCGACCATCGGGATCGGCGTGCTCGTCTACCCGACCGCCGCATCGTGGTTCTCGGCCTGGAGCCACGACACCGACGTCGACGGCTATGTGTCGTCCGTCGATCAGATCCCCGCTGATGAGCTCACCGAGATGCTCGAGGGGGCCGAGGCCTACAACCAGAACCTGCCCACCGGTCCGCTGCGCGACCCCTACGCGCTGGGCGCAGACGGTCAGCAGACGGCGATCGGCGAGGGGACGGACGCCTACTTCGACACGCTCGCGCCCGAGGGGACCGACGCCATGTCGCGTGTGCGCATCCCCTCGATCCACACCGATCTTCCGATCTTCCACGGCACGAGCGAAGACGTGCTCTCCCGGGGCGTCGGCCACCTCTACGGATCCTCTCTGCCCGTGGGCGGACCGGGCACGCACGCGGTGCTCACCGGTCACAACGGGTTCGTGCA
This window contains:
- a CDS encoding DUF1206 domain-containing protein, with the protein product MGTPKDVARTAQRSDGFRRTARAGFVVVGLVHIIIGAIAVSIATGGGGDADQDGAMGVIRATPIGGLLLGAVAAGLIALAVWEVASGLLSASDDDARRWGVRLKMLGIAAAYLVIAGLALVFAFGGSIESEQTMRTLSAVVLAIPGGTVLLIIVGLSVAGVGVGFFVIGLTRGFEKTMEVPDGPSHVWIVALGMVGYVAKGIAIAITGLLFVVAAWTQDPDRASGLDGALRSITDLPFGEPLLWLVGVGLAIYGVFSFVRARFARM
- a CDS encoding LysE family translocator; translated protein: MPDAEVLAAFVVAAFVMVAIPGPTVLFTIGRAMSLGRLGGFLSILGTALGSVVLVAAVALGVGTIVAQSVVLFTVVKVLGAGYLIFLGIRAIRHRTDAAATTSGPVPRRSGARLLGEGFVVGVTNPKSIAFFLAILPQFVDLDVGSVPLQLFVLGAIVVVIGVACDAVWVLVASAAREWFGRSPRRLEALSATGGGLMVGLGAFLLVWSEKPVNA
- a CDS encoding prealbumin-like fold domain-containing protein — translated: MSLRSHTHAAAPAAAAPRRRALTRLCGILAVAGVLIAGGTLAPGSGITAAATVPGTPGVAQPGTPVYTENFSNQNASFSALPITTYVGGPAAANSTYTASVQYTPLGNQCNGWIMSPATPAAPVTDLGCLNNVSTTWVTLQQMAAALGTAQGQTPAQAGTNQVLTSYTNSPSGVIAAGTQFRTVNTIPATAGHYYAVSAYFAAVNCPAAGGANQPKETFSLLVNGSPIVLSTGLNPCANNTVWATQTAKLQSAAYMVPVGTTANLGLQLANATATGSGNDVAFDLPQIVDVTPQLDKAFSPTLILNGATSKMTLTVTNTQDLMAKNDWFITDALPANLKIAAAPNVGGTCANSAGAPYVVTAPAGGATVSVTGGDLARGQVSCTITVDVTSTVNGTYVNGPGNITTNIYPPANATLEVIKPSIDLVKTSNIANYDAVGDVATYTFVATNTTPKATTNTVMNTSLTNVAITEDSFSGIGDMSTLTCDKPAPVTLASGEKLTCTATYVVQQGDLDAAPLTNVARATGTPTTGPKVTDTDDEIIPAVWTPAIVLDKTASVVDVDHDGVTGVGDHIMYAFDVTNTGNVTVANLAVVDDLLTQSNITVTCTPTSIAPTKSAHCVANAPYVITQDDADAKFVINTAFSTGTAPGGGPVKSNEDSTKTPIEPLRIPLQIEKIGESSANDWVRMDGSSFAVLEDVGGVPGDALPFTMTDVELGLFQIDSIPAGTYWLSELTAPDGFSLLAEPVQFTVNADRTVSIVAGGGEAVTAAGQIITVRDVPAMLLPTTGGTGALPYILAGSLTVLAAGGWALMVRRRQSRTDANDPQI
- a CDS encoding SpaH/EbpB family LPXTG-anchored major pilin, whose translation is MNTTIERRASRVAAGLLVAGVAALTLAAPASAATPNLIDPNAVGSLTIHKYVAPETPTGLPHDGTEQNVTLDPLAGVGFTVYKVDTIDLATNQGWVDASDLADLAPDSVGDITAAGYTASAIGGETLTDANGEIALTGLDLGLYFVVETAPLAGSTGVAPFLVTVPLTDPANDDNWLYDVHVYPKNALTEVTKTVEDSEDVKLGDEIDFTITGGIPNVAVIDGYKIVDTLDAKLDYLSAAVTLVDGTPLAATDYTVVYDAATRAVTVEFTASGLALLAAHPATEVQVVLTATVNTVGEIANTAVLYPNLGSYTVLPGEPGGPTVTPEVITKWGDLTVEKTDKAGAPLTGAVFSVYPTQQDAVDGTNAITLGGATEFAVAADGTVTLSGLRYSDWADNATVAPGDEGYQTYWLAEIVAPDGYELLAAPIEFTITAATTAVGVDLEVVNVPSNAGFTLPMTGGAGTTLFLAGGAMLLGGAVLLAVRNRRKANAQA
- a CDS encoding class C sortase produces the protein MTVTDSPVPDAPARSRARAARGPWGWSQTIIVLIATIGIGVLVYPTAASWFSAWSHDTDVDGYVSSVDQIPADELTEMLEGAEAYNQNLPTGPLRDPYALGADGQQTAIGEGTDAYFDTLAPEGTDAMSRVRIPSIHTDLPIFHGTSEDVLSRGVGHLYGSSLPVGGPGTHAVLTGHNGFVQATLFDDIDELVEGDLIIVTTLGEDLYYEVDNIETVLPDDTESLRQVPGRDYLTLVTCTPTGVNTHRLLVRAERVDAPTDDATVTTIADATDPAGFPWWALLVVGVPALTAIIVMPRRRRRRAPIPTEPTAP